ccatttcaggaggtagcatatgatcaagaaccgatgttattgaaggaggaagtccaagctgcactgaaggcattgacaaaaaacaagtctccaggaattgacagaataccaatcgaaatgtttcaacaaacagatgcaaccctggaggtgctcacttgtctatgccaagaaatttgaaagacagcttcccggccaactgactggaagaaatccatatttatgcctattcccaagaaagatgatccaatcgaatgcagaaattatcaaacgatatcattaatagcacatgcaagtaaaattttgctgaagatcattcaaaagtggctgcagcagtacatcaacagagaactgccagaaattcaagctggactcagaagaggatgtgggaccaggaatatcatagctgatgtcagatggattctggctgaaagcagagaataccagaaggatgtttacttgtgttttattgacgatgctaaggcattcggctgtgtggatcacaacaaattatggataacattgggaagaatgggaattccaggacacttaattgtgctcatgaggaacctgcacatagatcaataAGCAATTgctcgaatagaacaaggggatactgtgtggtttaaagtcaggaaaggcgtgtttcagggttgtatcctttcaccatacctattcaatctgtatgctgagcaataatccaagaagctgaattatacgaagaagaacgcagcatcaggattggagaaagactcattaacaacctgcattatgcagatgacacaactttgcttgctgaaagaggacttgaagcacttactgatgaagatcaaagaccacagccttaatatggattacacctcaacataaagaaaacaaaaatcctcacaactggaccaacatcacgataaatggagaaaagattgaggttgtcaaggatttcattttacttggatccacaatcaacacccatggaagcagcagtcaggaaatcaggcaatatattgcattaggcaaatctgctgcaaaagacctctttaaagtgctaaaaagcaaagaagtcactttgaggagtaaggtgcagctgacccaagccgtggtactttcaattgcctcgtatacatgcaaaagctggacaatgaataaggaagaccaaagaagaattgatgcatacgaattacggtgttgatgaagagtactgaatataccagaatattgactgccagaagaatgaacaaatctctttcGGAAGAAGTACTGCCGGAATGctgcttagaaacaagaatggtgagacttcatctcatgtactttggacatgttatcaggagggaccagtccctggagaagaacatcatgcctggtagagggtaagcaaaaaagaggaagaccctcaacgagatgaactgacacagtggctgcaacaatgggctcagacatagctatgattgtgaggatggcacagaacaaggcagtgttttgttctgtcgtacatggggtcgctgagtcaggactgacttgacggcacctaacacctAAAGCAAACATCAAGTACTCCAAAGAAGCGGAATATAAATGAAATTTCCAATCTTCTAGACTCCAAAGATGCTGAGAAGTCAGCATTATTTCTTCCTCTATACTTTAACAGCACTTCGCAGGTACTTATATCACAGTTTTTATTACACTGCGTATTTCTTTCATCCTCATAACTAGTTGTTTGCATATCTCTCCTCCGCTAGCCATGAGCTTCTTGGAGGAAAAGACTAATTCAGCTTTTTAGTTACACAGACCTACACTCTCAAATTTTAATAAATCCTAGCTAAGTGAGTGGATGAGTGAGTGAATTAATGATTAGGCAGTACCCAGCAATGCACCATACCTGCTCTTTTATGTTTGCAGAATAAAGCAGCTGCTGTTTCTGTGGCTCCTGTTTGTTTAGAGGAAAGGAAGTGGGTAGTTAAAGGTCCTCTTCTCAGTAGAAGTCAAGTGGTACAGGTAACCTCTGCCTCAGTCCTTGCTACATACTGGCAGCTCCTAGACCCTCCATTTAGAGTGCCAGTGATGCTGGCAGGGCTACACCTGGGGCCAGGTGCCTCCTTCatgccactccacagaagaaaggaaggTGCTCCTAGGATGTTTTTGCCTGCTGAAAGCTAAGGGGGCAGGGAAGAGCCCATATCAAATGCCACCCTGAAGAATGTCCCCCATACAGTGAGGGTCATCATGTTAGAGCTGTCTGTGAATAGCCCCTGGGACAGTAGAAAAAACGTTTTCCTCAGGTGGGAACCTACCTGCACGATACATGGAACTGGACTATGAAACTGaagatggagggaaaaaaaaactaaagttttACTCTTAAAATACTGTGTATTAACAGAtgtctaaaactgttctaaataAGTCTGTTAGAACAGCCTGCTGTTCCTAACCATGAACACCTTGTTTAGAACTACCCAGTGGGACCCAACCCAGCCAGAGTCCTAGAGGAGGCAAGGACTGTAGGGCACTAGAACAGCAGGGCTTAAAGACAAAGGCCTGTGCCTCCCTGCGATTCCTTGGTCCTAGCTATCCATGAGTGTGTCAGGGAAGCCCAACAGTAGGTAAGAAATgttgggagtgtgtgtgtgtgtgcattggtGCAAATGCTGCTGCTGCTCACCACCCTCGCTGCAGGAAAGTCCTGTTTTGAGACAGACACTGGACTAATGATGTTATTGGAACCTGTTTTACTTTATTAACACTCCCTTGACTATCCCACTAGGCAAATATTAATATCAAAGCAGTGGGATGTAACTGATGTAAGGAAGGGACCTAAAGGCTTACTCCTCTTAACTATTTTAGGTTCTTGGAGAGCAACATGTTTCTCCTGCGAGGTGTATGCAATATTTACAGTAGGGATGAATTCAGTGTGGACCATGTGACAGAAAGCTCAGTCCTTGGTTAGTGACCAGTCTGACTCCTTCACTTTTTCTGTCTTCTCCTTATTCTCAAGCAGATCGATTTCAGCCTGTGGTTCATGGAACCTGGGCATATGACAGCTCAAGAAGTTGTCTGTGTGTAATGATAGTGAACATCAGGAAAAGACGAATGAATATCGCCAGATGATTTCACCATGGGGCTAATTTGGTCTGAAGCTAGATCAGGAACCAAGTGGTTAAGTTTGATTGTCTACCCCTCCCAATTCCATTTCCACTCTGGCCAAATAAGCTTCCACTTACCCAAAAGGCTACCGAAAGCTAAATCGGAACTGCCACACCTGCCCCTGACTCCTATCACTGCCACCTCACACCAACAACCATCGCCCAAAAGCTGCCACAGCTGCCTTCTGGCTTCCATAGCTGGACTGGCCACGCTCTCATGGACTCTCAGACATCAGGGGCAAGAGAGCGCCAGTGCAGCACCAAACGTCTCAGACCAAGGCTACTTCCTTTTTTCTCACATACACATCAAATAATTCACTCACATTTTGAGAGGAAAATCAACACCAGAATCTTTCTAGTTCCACCTCCACATTTTTCCCCCAGCTTTTCAACTGCGTCTTCAGCTGTTACTGGCACCATGCTGAGTCTTCAGAATCCTTCCCTGGAGGCTGTAGAATAAAATCTAAACTCTGTACATAACACACAATGCCCCGCTCATGATGTAGCCCTAAGCATCTCTCCTAGCTTTAATTCTCTCTTCGTGCAGCCACATACAATAGTCACACCAAAGTGGCCCTGCCAATGTGCTCTGTGGCGTCTTCTACTTTTGTTTTGACGTCCTGTTGAGGTTCCTACCCTTGCCAAGATCTACACTCTGACTGCCTGTGATGTATGCACGCAGTGCCTAGTACCTAGGAGGTGCCACTACTAATTCCTTCTTGCTTAGAGTCCTCAGACAAGGTAAGGCGTGTTCCCATTAAAACAAGCCTGTTATCCCTTCCTAGAGCTTGTACTCCAAATCCCTGTCCAATTTTTCCCCCAACAGCTGAGCTAGACAATGAAGTAACAGACGTCAGCGTCCCCTAACTAATCCACAGTGGTATAACCAGAACAGTGGTTACCTATAGCGGTGGGGATTGACTGGAAGAGGGCACAAGGGGACTTTTTAGGTTGACAGAattgttctatattttgattGGGGTGTTAGGCACATGAATGTATATATTTGCCAAAACTCATTAGCCAAGTCTGTGATGTACTGTGCCGTGTCACAGAGCAACGAAtagtctccaaagtgggatgcacgcAACAATCTCATGAAATGTGGAAAGGAAATATTTAGAacgtttttctaaatttttttccttttcattttttttttctcatttcatttgAGAATATAAAAGGGACCCACCGCAGGGTGGACACCACATTTATCTTGCGTGTTCTCCACCAAGCGGAACAACCGAGGTCTGGGGTGTGGGCAGCATGCCAGAGAAGCAGTGAGTAGACAGGAAGGAGGCCAACAGGCAAGTAAGCCTCCATGGGGAAGAGCAGCATGCCATGACCATAGGAAACCAAGTGTAGAGCAAGCTTTATTCCGCGTTTCACTCTCTGAGAAAGGGAGAGGGCTTTGCAGAGACCACCCTCCTCCAGTCAAAAGTGCAGACTGAACTGTGAGTGCCATGCGACATTCTGCAAAGGATAGCAGTGGAGGGTCTTCTCAAGGCCTCTGAGCCAGCCAGGCCCCAGAGCAGCTGAGATGGTGATGAGCTGATCTGTTTGTTCACAGAGACACATGCAGACTTGTTGATCAGTTGATCAGGGTGGTCAAAGGCAGGCATACCTGTAAATCCAGGGTGAAGACAGCGCTTCTCTGGCTGGCAGGTTCAAGAGAGCACAGGACAATGCCTCCGTATTCCATTGTGCCCAGGCCACTGCCCAGGCCGGCCTCACAGGTCACTAGAAGACTCAGCAGGGCAGGGTGCCTAGTAGTATACCCCCTTCACTCTGCTGGTTGAACAGGTGGCCAGAAAAGACTGACTGACTTCTACTCCCAAAGGAATCGAGAAATCCAGAGGCAATACCCTGCCTAGTCCATTAATCAGAATacagtttccattaatctagccaAGACCAACATGTCGTTAGATGCcactgagccgattccaactcactgtgaccctatgtgacagagcagaactgccccgtggggttttctaggctataatctttatgggagaagattgccaggtctttcttctgtggagccgctGGCTGGGttggagctgccaacctttcagctagcagccgagcacttaacgattgtgccaccagcgctccagaCCCAATATAATGGTTGCTTAAACAAGGATGAAATTCATACTTCTTGCACATAAAAGTCCAAACTTGTACGGTTGCTCTTGTCTGTGACATCGTCAGTCTCCTAGGTTCCTTCTGTCTACTTGCTCCACCATCTCTAGGGTGGTGCCCTCATTTACATGATCCAAAATGGCCACAGGTGGCCAACTAGAAATTGATTACTatgggaaagaaagggaaaaattgcTTTGGGGACAGCCACTTGTCTCTGGCACACTGAGACAACCACCAAAGTCCAGCCCTGTGGCatgaaaccaaagaaaaacaaaaaggagcatCTCATAGTATGTAGAAACAAAACAGCTTTTTATATACTGCAGATAGCAGACTTAAAAATCAGGCTTTTTGAGCTCAGAGCATTGGATGCCAACAATCCATAGTTCTACAGTAGCACGTGGAAAACGCCAGCCAGGCTGTCTGTCCTGAACAACACAGCACACATCATACATAAATGCGGTGGTACTCATGGCCACGGATTTTTTTCAAACAAACTGGACAAGTTTTAGTATATTTAAGGGAATTGCGGAGGCACTGACTACAGAAGATGTGGCcgcattctgtagaatagatgcATCTTCCGCTCTGTTCAATCTCTGAATACCCATCCATGCAAATTCGACAGCAGATATAACCAGGTAGCCGGCAACGTAAAGCTTCTTCTTCCAGGGCATTGTGGTGGACACTGTTGATCACATACACATCTCTGTCCCTCATCAACCCCTCCTCATCACTGCTCACCACACAGCTGCCAATTTGGCCTTCAAGTGGCCTTGCGTTTCTCCTTGGCCTCCTCCTTTCTTCAGTTATCACAACAGAGTCATTTTGAGTTAGATCAATCACTGTGGGTTCTAAAGATTCACAGGTGAGGTCTACTACTTCATCCCTATCACTTTCCCTGAGTTCTATCAGTTCTGCTTCCAATGCCATCTCAGGGGTTGGGCCTCCTATCCCAGCCCGCTTATGGGCTTGTCTGGAATTGACCATGCTACCACAGCACATTCTTGTATTCATTGTGCTTTTTGGATCCAGCCTTCAAAGAAGTAAGCAATTTGTTCCAAAGTTTACAATGAATGTTAAAGTCCTCAATGTCTTGCAACTGTTGTTATGGTTGCATTTTGCAGCTGGCCTACATAAGAATTTAGAGCCCAGATTTTCTAGTATCTTTGAGCTCTGATCCTGGTTCCAGTCCTCTGTCTTCGCCTCCACAACTGATGTGCTCCCACAGAGGGTGACTCTTCTGGGAGCCACTGATAAGACAACTCAATCTGAATTTTTATCTGAAAAAGTGAGAGAAAAATTGAAGTTTagtaatatttaaaataagattGATAGTAATATGTATAAATACATagttatatatatgtttataatgtatatttaaaaaaaccttTTTGATAGTCATGCATTTTAACAAAGTTTGGAGACCACTGCTCTCGACGCTGAGTGCCCCTCCTTACTCCATATCCTGATGGTAGTGAGGAGAAGGAGAAGCTCAAGGGGGACTTTCATGAAGAGAAGCACCAAGGAAGGGCCACCACTTCATCCAGGAGCCATTATGGGGATCTCAAGTAAAAATGGAGAATGCAAGAAGCTCTTTGCACAGTTGAGTTTTTAATAAGAAATGAACTATTCAGTCCACACAGAGGTTCATCTTGCCGAGGATTCACTGTCCAGCAGAGGCAACTATGGAATTTTTAATTAAAGAGTTTTATCCCAGATTCTGTTCTAGGGAGGAGGAGATGG
The window above is part of the Loxodonta africana isolate mLoxAfr1 chromosome 10, mLoxAfr1.hap2, whole genome shotgun sequence genome. Proteins encoded here:
- the LOC100655112 gene encoding E3 ubiquitin-protein ligase RNF4-like; this encodes MNTRMCCGSMVNSRQAHKRAGIGGPTPEMALEAELIELRESDRDEVVDLTCESLEPTVIDLTQNDSVVITEERRRPRRNARPLEGQIGSCVVSSDEEGLMRDRDVYVINSVHHNALEEEALRCRLPGYICCRICMDGYSEIEQSGRCIYSTECGHIFCSQCLRNSLKYTKTCPVCLKKIRGHEYHRIYV